CGAGGCCAGAGAGATCACACACGTACAGGCGAACTTCGACTTCTACAACCACGGCTGGACGGAGATGATGGAGTTCCCCGTCGACGAACTGGCGGCCCACTACGAGCGCTACGAGTCGTTCTTCGAGCGCTACGACATCACGATCGACGAGCCACTCGGCACGTTCGCCCCCGAAGACGGCATCACCGAGGCCCCGTCGACGCCCGAAAAGCTCGACGACCCCGAGCACCCTCACGCGGAGGGCGGGTTCGCCGACGACGTGTACGTCGAGACCGACGACGGCGAGATCGTGGTCGGCGGTCAGGAAGAGCCCACAGACGTAGATCCGAGCGAGGCCCCCGGCGTCGAAGAGTAGCGCCGCCGGTCGCCGTAGACCTCCCTCCGACAGTGCCATCCAGGCGACGGTCGGACGACGGCGTCCGCTGGACGCCGCGACTGTGGACAGCCCCAAACAGCGCGAGCAATCGAACTACCGGTCCCCGGTGATCCGGTCGGCACACTCGTAGCCGGCGACGATGCCGCCGTTGAGGCTCCGCTCGGGATACTGTGCCCGAGAGGCCATCCCGGCGTAGTAGACGCCCTCGGCGATCTCGTCGGCCAGGTCGTAGGGGACGACCATGTCCAGATAGCCCCGCTCGTAGATCGGTGCCGTCCGCGGGTTCCGGGCGGTCTCGATCCAGTTGACGCTGTCGCGGTCGAAGTCGGGAAACAGCCCCTCGATGCCTGACAGCCACGTCTCGCGGATCTCTTCGTCGTCCTGTTGCCAGTAGGGGTCGTCCGTGTGCTGGACGTACTTGGCGATGTAGACGAGGTGTTCGCCGCCGTAGCGCTCGGGCGGGACGAAGTTGGTGTGCTCGATGAGCGCCCCGAACGGAGCCTCGTCGGCGATGTTGAGCCAGTAGGTGTCGGTCAGCGACTCGTCCAGACTGATCACCGAGCAGATCGTCCCCTGGAAGTCGATCCCACATTGATACCCCGTCAGCGCCTCCAGTACCGTCGGCATCGCGGCGACGACGGCGGCGTCGACCCCGTGGGTTTCGGTTCCCTCGTCGGTGTCGACGGTCAGCGAGTCGACGGCACCGCCCGTCGTCGAAAGCTCCGTCACGCGTGCGCCGGTCGTGATGTTCTCTCGGCCCACCGCCTCGACGAGCGCGTCCAGCAGCCGGCCGAAACCGCCGTCGAGGTAGCCGAGGATCTCCCCGTTGAGGATGTCTCGCTCCCCGCGGAACTTGATGCGCCCGAGCAGCCAGGCCGCGCTTACGTCCGCCGCGCGCTCGCCGAACTTCGCTTCGAGCAGCGGTTCGAAGAAGGTCTCGTAGACGTTCTCCGTCGTGTGCTCCCGTGCGAACTCCTTGACTGGCACGTCCTCGAAGTCTTCGAGGCGCTCGTAGGTGTCGAACTTCGGGACGCCACCGCGAACGTCGATATCGAGCGTGAGCATCCCGAGCCTGAACTTGTCGTAGACGCTCCAGTGGGGAAAGGCGAGGATCTCCCAGGGCTTGTCCATCGGGTGGACGACCCCGTCGACGTAGTAGGCGTTCTCGCCGATCCGCCACTCGACGTCGTCGCCCAGCCCCAGCTCGTGGGCCAGCTCGACGATCGTCTCTTCGGATTTCGAGAGGTGGTGGTAGAACTTCTCCAGAGGGTCACCGGCGGTCTCGTACACCGCGGCCAGTCCGCCGACCTGGTCTGTGGCCTCGAACACGTGGACCTCGTGGCCGCGTTGCTGGAGCCGGTACGCGGCCGCCAACCCCGCGATGCCGCCGCCGACGACGCCGATCATGTGCGCTCGTTTTCGGGCGACCGGGATGTGTGTTGTGTCTCGGCCTGCTGGAACTCGAGGACTGCCACGGCACCGCGGCGCGTGCCGTCGTCCTGGATATCGTTGTCCTCGATCCAGACCGTCCCGCCGTAGAGGTTCATCATCACCGAGACGAAGTACAGTCCGAAGCCGTGGCTGGTCTGGCTGGCACCGACGTTGCGCTCGAAGACGGTCTCTTTCATCTCGTCGGTCATGCCGGGGCCGTTGTCGGCGACCCTGAGCTGGACGCGGTCGGCGATCTCGCTGGCGGTGATCTCGACGCGGGGTGCTGGTGCGTCGTTGTGCGTGATAGCGTTCGAGATGACGCTGTCGACGACCTTCTCGACGAGGTCGTTGGCGAGGACGGTCAGCCCGTCGTCGACGGTCACGTCGATGGTCACGTCCGTGAACTCCTCGGAGAGGACGTCGACGCGATCGGACAACACCCTGCCGAGATCGACCCAGTCGAGACGCTGTGCCTCGCTCGCCGTGACGGTGTCGTTGATCGCCTCGATCTCCTCGCTGAGTTCCGAGAGGTCCTCACACCACTGGACGATCCGGTCGAGGTGTCGCTTTCTGGCGTCGTCGACGTGATCCCGCAGGTGGTTCGCTCGTCCCTCGATGACGAGCAAGGCGTTGCGCAGCGTGTGTCGCAACACGCCGTTGAAGAACGCGACCTGCTCGTTGCGACGCTCGATCGCCTGTCGGCTCTGGCGGAGCTCGTGCTCGCGGTCGACCTGCGTGAACGCGACCTGCGTCGTCCGGGCGAGGATCGTCGCGAACTGCTCGTCTTCGGTCACGAACGCACCGGGCTCGCGCGAGCCGATCGCCAGCACGCCGTGGTCGTCGATCGGCACGAGCAGGAGGTAACGAAACGGCATCGTCGTCCCCGAATCACGCACGTCCGCCCTGTCGATCGTCTCGGACTCGTAGGCGGTGTAGACTGGGTGATCGGCGTCCTCGACGGTCAGCTCCGTCAGCGTACACTCCCGTTCGAGCGCGTCGCTGGCGGCGACCGGGCGCAGTCGATCGTCCTCGTGGATGTACACTGCGGCGGCGTCCTGATCGAGCACGCGGTCCGCGAACGTCACCGTCAGCTCCGCGATGCGTTCGACCGAGTTGGCCGTGATGAACTGCTGGGTCGCCGCCTGGAGGGCTTCCAGGCGGTCCTGCCGACGCTGCTGGCCAGTCACGTCCCGCAAGACGATGAGCCGACCGCGCTCGATGCCGTGCTGGTCGTCGATCGAGGTGACCTGTGGATCGAAGTACGTGACCTCCTCGCTGGCGGGGTCCGAGCGCGAGTAGACGGAACTACCGTCGAGCCGTTCCGCGAGCCGCGGAGCGACGTCGCTGAGCCGTCGCCCACAGAGTGGGTCGGCGTCGAACATCGTCTCGGCGGCGCGGTTGTGGTCGAGAATCCGCCCGTCCTCTGCGAGGACGAACACGGGGTCGGGCAGTTCGTCGACGAGGATGTCACTTGCCAGCGGTCTCACGTCGAGGAGGTCGTACCGGAACAGGCCCCAGCCAAGCACCAGCCCAGTGAGACCGAGTGCGGCCGGCGTCAGATCCACGCCCGGATGCGAGAACCGATGGAACTGCGTCGCGGCGTTGAGGATGACGGGGACGAGGATCGCAGTCACGACCGTCGCCGTCTGGAGTCGATAGATGGCCCGCGATCTGACGAGAAAGCGTGCCAGCAGGAGGAACGCCACCGCGAGGAGGAGGTAGGTATAGAGGAGGTCGATCTGGGAGGGGATCCCCTCTGTGACGGTCAACACCGCGGCGTTCTCCCACGCGCCGGCCCACACGCTCCCGGGTCCCGCCACGAGGTCGTGGAACGGAGCCGTCGCCGAAAGGACGGTGTAGCCGGCCGGAACGAGCCACAGCGAGCCGACGAACCGCGGCGTGAGAACGTCCTCACGGCCGATGTAGGAGAACACGAACACCAGCACGAGCGGGGCGGTGCTGCTGGAGGCGGCTCGTGCGATGCGGTCGAACAGGTACGCGCCCGCCGCCTGATCGGTCAACAGGCGGGCCGTCGCCATGAACGCCCACGCGGCGGCAGCGACCATCAGCCAGCCAAACGCCGCGGCCGCCGGTCGGTCGTGGTTGCGCCACGCGATCACCGCCATGGCACTGCAGATCAGCCCGCTGACCAACGTCGTAGCGACGACGCCCCAGAACACGTACGTGGCCATTCGAGTGTCTCGTTCGACAATATCCGTTCCGACACTAATCAGTTGCCCTGCTACGGGCGGTTGTCGTTGCTCATCGGAGGTCCTTCGCGACGCGCCCGGGAAATCGTCACAACTGTCGGTCTGCCCCGACAGCCGTCGCTGTCTGATCGGACCCTGCGTACGGTCCGCTACCTTTTTGCCTGCAGTGGGGATACTCGGATGCATGTTGACCGTCCGGGCACCGGCAACGAGTGCCAATCTGGGGAGCGGGTTCGACGTGTTCGGCGTCGCGCTCGAGCGCCCGGCGGACGTGGTTCGCGTCTCGAAGGCCGAGCGGACGACCATCGAAGTGACGGGGGCCGGGAGCGAGTACATCCCGGAAGATCCGGAGAAAAACACCGTCGGCGCGGTCGCCAAAGCGCTCGACGCCCCGGCTCACATCGAGATCGACAAGGGTATCCGGCCCGCGTCGGGACTGGGTTCTTCGGCCGCCAGCGCCGCTGCCGCGGCCGTCGGCCTCAACGAGCTCTACGACCGAGGCCACAGCCGCGAGGCGCTCGTGCCGATCGCCGCCAAGGGCGAAGCCGTCGTCTCCGGGGACGCCCACGACGACAATGTCGCCCCGTCGATCATGGGCGGGTTCACGATCGCGACCGACGACGGGGTCACGCAGGTCGACGCCGACATCCCGCTGGTGGCCTGCCTCCCAGACATCGTCGTCTCGACGCGCGACGCGCGACGCGTCGTCCCCGAGCGGGCCGGCGTCGACCAGCTCGTCGAGACCGTCGGCAACGCCGCCAGACTCACGACCGGGATGCATCGGGACGACCCCGATCTCGTGGGGGCCGGGATGTACGACTCGATCGTCACGCCGGCCCGAGCGAAGCTGATCGACGGCTACGCGGGCGTTCGAGAGGCAGCGCTGGAAGCGGGCGCGACCGGGGTCACCATCAGCGGTGCCGGCCCGACCGTCATCGCCGCCTGTCACGAGGGCGATCAGCGCTCGATCGGCTCGGCGATGATCGAGCGCTTCGCCGAGGAGGACGTGGAGGCCCAGGTGTACCAGACCCGAATCGGCGCTGGCGCGACCGTGTTCTAGACGCTGTCTCCACCAGTTCCCTTTTGTGTCACGTGGTCGACGTGCGAGTATGGTCCCCGATGCGAGCGACGGCACGGACGAGGCGGCGACGGGCGAGTGGCGGCGGCGCGGCGACGGCGGCGTCGATCCGGGTTTCGATCCGGACACGCTGTACCGCGTCGTCCGGGCCGCGATCAAAGACGCACTGTTGGACGTGATCGGCACGCTGTTGTTGCTCGGCGTCGCGCTGGTGGTGGTCACCATCGGCGGACAGTTGCTCCTCGGTGCGATGTCCGAGGTGGCAGTGGCGGTCGGAGCCTTCCTCGTCCTGTTCGGCCTCTACCTCGGGGCTGCGACGCTGGGGCTGATCCCGCCCCTCCGCGAGTGGCTGTAACCCTCAGTATAGCGGGTGCCTTTATTTGGCCAGGGTATGTTGTGTGTCCACATGGCACGCAGACAGCCGGCGTTCGGGACGGACGGCTCCAGGTCCCCGGCACCGGTCGCGGATCGACTCGTGTGGCTGGGTGCTGCGCTGTGCGTGCTCGGAGTGCCGCTCGTCGTCGGCGTCGCTCTCGCGGTCGTCCTGTCGGCACCGTCGCTGGCGGCGGGTGTCGACAGTGCCCTCGCGGCCGTCGATGGGCCGCTCGGCGCGCCCGACGGCATCGAGTGGCTGCTCCACGTGGGCGTCCTCGGCGTGCTCGTCGGCGCGTGGCTCGCCGGTGCGGGGCTCGTGAGCGGGGAGCTGTTGCCCTGATCATACTACCGGCTGTACGTCTGTGAAGAATTTCTCGATCCCGTGTCTCGAATCTCTTGAAACAGTTACAGCCGGCAGTATCACTCCGTCTCGCCGTCGGCTCCCGCCGACGGCTGTCCGTCGGCCAGTTGCCCGTCGCGCAACTGGGTTGCGGTCCCGTCGCGTGCGGACAGTTCGCGCTGTGGGTACGGCACCGTGATCCCCTCGTCGTCGAACGCCTCTTTGACGCCGCTGACGACCCCCGAGACGGCCCGCCACTTCCGCGGTGGGCTCGGATGTTCGATCCAGTAGCGCAGTTCCAGCACGATCGCGGAGTCGCCGAAGGCCTTCGGAATGACTTTCGGTGCCGGCGCGTCCTCGATGATCTCGACGGCTTCGATCGCGTCGAGGGCCACCGCCTCGGCGTCGTCGGGATCGGCGTCGTAATCGATTCCCACCTCCGTCCGCAGCCGCAGCCGGCCGTTGGAACTCCGGTTGGTCAGAGACTGATCGTTGACCTTGTCGTTGGGCAGGACGACCGTCTCGCCGTCGAAGTTCTGGAGTCGCGTGTTGAGGATCGTGATGTCGGTGACGATCCCCTCCTGGCCGCCCACTTCGATCCAGTCGCCGACAGTGAAGGGACGCGAGAACATGAGGACGAAACCGGCGATCAGCGAACCCAGCGTCTGGCGAGCGGCCAGACCGACGACGATCCCGAGGAATCCGGCCCCCACCAGCAGACCGCTGAGATCGATGCCCCACAGCGTCATGATCGACGAACCGACGGTGACGAGCAGCACCACCTGACCCACCCGCAGCATCACCTCTTCCTGGTGCTGGGTGACCCGGTCTGCGCCCTGGCTGAACCGATCGATCACGGTTCTGAGCTGGTCGGAGCCGACGTAGGCAAGCACCAGCAACACGGCAGTCATCGTCGCTTTGACGAGGTTCGGGATCGCAGCGAGGATCAGCCCGCCGGTGGCGACGGCCACGTCGACGAGTCCCCAGACGACCAGCAGCGAGAGCGCGCCGACGATCAGGACCGACACCTGGAGGACCCGCAACGCGATCCCCGAGATCGTCGTCGGAATGTACATTCCGACCAGCTCGACGCCGTCGGCGACGCGGCTGTCGAACAGTCGGGACGCGAGGACGCGGCGGATCTGGCGAACGAGGAGGGGGACGACGACGAAGACGGCGAGCAACGCGGCGATCACGAGCACGGCGGTGACGGCCGCCCGCCCCTGGGTCGTCGCGAGTTCTTCGAGGAACCGCTGGCCCTCCCCGAAGACGGACGCCACGGTGTCCTGAAACACCGGCCAGTTCGACGCGGAGCCGTTGGTCGGGACCGGCGTCTCGTCGCCGACCGGCGTCGTCGCCTGCATAGTTCCCCGAGGGACCTACAGCGGCTTCATACTACCGGCTGTCCATCTGTGAACGATTTCGCCACCCCGGGGTGGCGAAGATCTTCACGAAGAGACAGCCGGCAGTATCAGGGTTGTCCTCCGGAGCGGTACCGTCGGCTGTCCATCTGTAACCGATTTCGCGACCCCATGGTCGCGAATCTCTTGAAACAGCGACAGCCGGCAGTATCAGTCGAGTCGCCGCTGGAGAAATCGGTCGCGAATCTCCGGCTCGGGGACCGGACACTGGTCTTTCTTGCCGAACACGCGATAGCGATACTCCGCCACCAGATCGTAGGCCCCGTCGCGAACGCGGGTGGGGAGTGCGATCGCCGGGTACAACAGCGGCCACGGGCCGTCGAGCCGTCGGGCCACGCGCAGTGCGGCCGTCGACTTCGTTGCGACCGCGCCGTCCTCGATCAGGACGACGGAGTCGAACGTCTCTGTCGACAGGTCGTGGCGTTCGAGCAAAGCCTGGCCGACCTCGGACTGGAGCGGTGCGAACCGGAACGTCCCGGCCGCGTCGAATCGAACGACGAACCGGACTGCGGCGTTACAGAGGTTACAGACGCCGTCGAACAGGAGTACTGGTCCGTCGATAGCGTCGAGTCGAGCCGCCACGGCGCGCTCGTCGCTCCCGCCGTCGAGGTCGTCGGAGCCGTCGTCCGCGGGCGTGTCGGCGCTCACGGGTCGAGATTGCTCGCTGTGTTCGAACGCTCAGACGCCACGGCCCTGCATCTTCTCTTCTTCCGGCAGGTCGGCGTTGGCGTCGCCCTTCATGCCGCCGCCGATGTCCGACGCGATCTCGGCGAGGCGCTCGGGGTCGTCCCAGTTGTTGACCGCTTCGACGATGGCGGTGCCCATCGCTTCGGGGTCCTCTGCGCCGAAGATGCCCGAGCCGACGAAGATGCCGTCACAGCCGTGGTGCATCATCAGCGCGGCGTCGGCGGGGGTCGCGATGCCACCGGCGGCGAAGTTGACGACCGGGAGGCGACCCATCTCGGCGGTCTCGTGGACGAGATCGGCCGGGGCCTCGTGCTCGCGGGCCCAC
Above is a genomic segment from Halomicrobium sp. LC1Hm containing:
- a CDS encoding DUF6149 family protein — protein: MKLRQNVKHFAAKQALTLPVVGEAVNDRLVDLHTNVFADKADASRADERRAHLDDFFDATMDTYVAALDAGFPEAEAREITHVQANFDFYNHGWTEMMEFPVDELAAHYERYESFFERYDITIDEPLGTFAPEDGITEAPSTPEKLDDPEHPHAEGGFADDVYVETDDGEIVVGGQEEPTDVDPSEAPGVEE
- a CDS encoding NAD(P)/FAD-dependent oxidoreductase; its protein translation is MIGVVGGGIAGLAAAYRLQQRGHEVHVFEATDQVGGLAAVYETAGDPLEKFYHHLSKSEETIVELAHELGLGDDVEWRIGENAYYVDGVVHPMDKPWEILAFPHWSVYDKFRLGMLTLDIDVRGGVPKFDTYERLEDFEDVPVKEFAREHTTENVYETFFEPLLEAKFGERAADVSAAWLLGRIKFRGERDILNGEILGYLDGGFGRLLDALVEAVGRENITTGARVTELSTTGGAVDSLTVDTDEGTETHGVDAAVVAAMPTVLEALTGYQCGIDFQGTICSVISLDESLTDTYWLNIADEAPFGALIEHTNFVPPERYGGEHLVYIAKYVQHTDDPYWQQDDEEIRETWLSGIEGLFPDFDRDSVNWIETARNPRTAPIYERGYLDMVVPYDLADEIAEGVYYAGMASRAQYPERSLNGGIVAGYECADRITGDR
- a CDS encoding histidine kinase N-terminal 7TM domain-containing protein — its product is MATYVFWGVVATTLVSGLICSAMAVIAWRNHDRPAAAAFGWLMVAAAAWAFMATARLLTDQAAGAYLFDRIARAASSSTAPLVLVFVFSYIGREDVLTPRFVGSLWLVPAGYTVLSATAPFHDLVAGPGSVWAGAWENAAVLTVTEGIPSQIDLLYTYLLLAVAFLLLARFLVRSRAIYRLQTATVVTAILVPVILNAATQFHRFSHPGVDLTPAALGLTGLVLGWGLFRYDLLDVRPLASDILVDELPDPVFVLAEDGRILDHNRAAETMFDADPLCGRRLSDVAPRLAERLDGSSVYSRSDPASEEVTYFDPQVTSIDDQHGIERGRLIVLRDVTGQQRRQDRLEALQAATQQFITANSVERIAELTVTFADRVLDQDAAAVYIHEDDRLRPVAASDALERECTLTELTVEDADHPVYTAYESETIDRADVRDSGTTMPFRYLLLVPIDDHGVLAIGSREPGAFVTEDEQFATILARTTQVAFTQVDREHELRQSRQAIERRNEQVAFFNGVLRHTLRNALLVIEGRANHLRDHVDDARKRHLDRIVQWCEDLSELSEEIEAINDTVTASEAQRLDWVDLGRVLSDRVDVLSEEFTDVTIDVTVDDGLTVLANDLVEKVVDSVISNAITHNDAPAPRVEITASEIADRVQLRVADNGPGMTDEMKETVFERNVGASQTSHGFGLYFVSVMMNLYGGTVWIEDNDIQDDGTRRGAVAVLEFQQAETQHTSRSPENERT
- a CDS encoding homoserine kinase → MLTVRAPATSANLGSGFDVFGVALERPADVVRVSKAERTTIEVTGAGSEYIPEDPEKNTVGAVAKALDAPAHIEIDKGIRPASGLGSSAASAAAAAVGLNELYDRGHSREALVPIAAKGEAVVSGDAHDDNVAPSIMGGFTIATDDGVTQVDADIPLVACLPDIVVSTRDARRVVPERAGVDQLVETVGNAARLTTGMHRDDPDLVGAGMYDSIVTPARAKLIDGYAGVREAALEAGATGVTISGAGPTVIAACHEGDQRSIGSAMIERFAEEDVEAQVYQTRIGAGATVF
- a CDS encoding mechanosensitive ion channel family protein codes for the protein MQATTPVGDETPVPTNGSASNWPVFQDTVASVFGEGQRFLEELATTQGRAAVTAVLVIAALLAVFVVVPLLVRQIRRVLASRLFDSRVADGVELVGMYIPTTISGIALRVLQVSVLIVGALSLLVVWGLVDVAVATGGLILAAIPNLVKATMTAVLLVLAYVGSDQLRTVIDRFSQGADRVTQHQEEVMLRVGQVVLLVTVGSSIMTLWGIDLSGLLVGAGFLGIVVGLAARQTLGSLIAGFVLMFSRPFTVGDWIEVGGQEGIVTDITILNTRLQNFDGETVVLPNDKVNDQSLTNRSSNGRLRLRTEVGIDYDADPDDAEAVALDAIEAVEIIEDAPAPKVIPKAFGDSAIVLELRYWIEHPSPPRKWRAVSGVVSGVKEAFDDEGITVPYPQRELSARDGTATQLRDGQLADGQPSAGADGETE
- a CDS encoding thiol-disulfide oxidoreductase DCC family protein, whose product is MSADTPADDGSDDLDGGSDERAVAARLDAIDGPVLLFDGVCNLCNAAVRFVVRFDAAGTFRFAPLQSEVGQALLERHDLSTETFDSVVLIEDGAVATKSTAALRVARRLDGPWPLLYPAIALPTRVRDGAYDLVAEYRYRVFGKKDQCPVPEPEIRDRFLQRRLD